Proteins from a genomic interval of Hornefia porci:
- a CDS encoding ArdC family protein, which produces MRKSERPSPVDIVNSRREEVVRKILRDMEENGLQWAAPYLPTLSPRNPVSGTVYRGCNRLHLAYVGYMRGIEDNRWCTFKQIRDKGWHLKGGSKAAIIEKWKDLPLTGKNEDTGEDEVVGHYLRMVGYWNVFNAGDIEGIPPATEGPQHQSDYTAEIAENLIRSSRCPVSESSLYTGMAAYSPGRDCILIAPRDTFRSDESFTRTLLHEMTHSTGHPSALNRECSVRFGSPEYAEEELVAELGSLFLSSDLGIQNAEMEGDFYRNHVSYLQSWMKALKNDPAYLFKAAGKADKADTYIYNRYEDHLEKDRDCPAPEREDPEISLKAESAAMLEVCRSFSKDGGREREEAR; this is translated from the coding sequence ATGAGGAAGTCAGAAAGACCGTCGCCAGTGGATATCGTCAACAGCCGCAGGGAGGAAGTGGTCCGCAAAATCCTCCGGGACATGGAGGAGAACGGCCTTCAATGGGCCGCGCCCTATCTTCCAACCCTTAGCCCACGGAACCCGGTTTCGGGCACTGTCTATCGCGGCTGCAACCGGCTCCATCTCGCCTACGTGGGTTACATGCGCGGCATCGAGGACAACCGGTGGTGCACGTTCAAACAGATTCGCGACAAAGGGTGGCATCTGAAAGGAGGTTCCAAGGCCGCGATTATCGAAAAGTGGAAGGACCTTCCCCTGACCGGGAAGAACGAGGACACGGGGGAAGATGAGGTTGTCGGCCATTACCTCCGCATGGTCGGCTACTGGAACGTGTTCAACGCCGGAGATATCGAGGGCATTCCCCCGGCAACGGAGGGACCGCAGCACCAGTCGGACTATACGGCGGAGATTGCGGAGAACCTGATTCGCTCCTCCCGTTGCCCGGTCAGTGAGTCCAGCCTGTATACCGGCATGGCCGCGTACTCCCCGGGAAGGGATTGCATCTTGATTGCGCCGCGAGACACCTTCCGGTCTGACGAGTCCTTCACGCGGACCCTCCTCCATGAGATGACCCATTCCACCGGGCACCCCTCGGCTCTGAACCGGGAGTGCTCTGTCCGGTTCGGAAGCCCGGAGTACGCGGAGGAAGAGCTAGTCGCAGAACTCGGAAGCCTGTTCCTATCTTCGGACCTTGGCATCCAGAATGCAGAGATGGAGGGAGACTTCTACCGGAACCACGTTTCCTACCTGCAATCATGGATGAAGGCGCTGAAGAACGACCCCGCCTACCTGTTCAAGGCGGCAGGAAAGGCCGACAAGGCGGACACCTACATCTACAACCGGTATGAGGACCATCTGGAAAAGGACCGGGACTGCCCCGCTCCCGAGAGGGAGGACCCGGAAATCTCCCTTAAAGCGGAATCGGCTGCCATGCTCGAAGTGTGCCGGAGCTTTTCAAAGGATGGCGGAAGAGAGAGGGAAGAAGCACGATAA